The Verrucomicrobiota bacterium region TGAATTAACCGGGTCCTGTCGCTCCCAAATGCAAGTTGGTCCAAACGAGCGATTTCAGGAATGTCAGAATCCGCAATAAGTCGAATCTCGCCGGATATTAAACCGTCGTCAATAGGAGGAAGTTTTTGAATCGTCATTCGATGTAACTCCAGTTCTTCCACAAATCCCAGCTTTCGGTATACTGGTTTCCCCGTTGGAGTCGCGTCCAGCTTGATCGATTGGCAACCAGCCAGGCACTCAATGACAGTCTTCAACAGCATTTTTCCTACGCCTTGATTCCGAAAATCACGAGACACGAGCATCATTCCGATCCAGGCAACTTCGTTGTTATAGTTAATCGCCGTAACTGTGCCGATCACTAACTCCTCCGAACAGGCTACCAGACATAGCTCCGGGTTGTGCCGCAAAAACAATAGCCAATCCAATTCCGTCTGATTCCACCCCTCGGCATTTTTTAGACCCATGGCAGCCTCCAGGTCAGTTTCCAGCATTTGCCTTATGGAAATATCAGCCATGAATTTCAGCTCAGCCAACGATCCAGGTTCTCAGCAACAAAGGCATCGTCGCTTAATTCCGGGTACGCTGCGTAGACGCGATCGATCTCGTCCTTTTGCTTAGGAGAAAGCTCCTCGTTTTGATTTAAGGTCCAGACTCCTTCGAGCAAGCCTTGTCTTCGCAGGACCTCGTGCAAACCTACTATACAACCCGCAAATCCATTCGCTGCATCAAAGAACGCCGCGTTGCTGTCTGTAATCTTGTTTCCAAGAATATGTCCTTCAATTCCTAAAGGATCGAATGCTCCACTTTGAACTTTCTCAACCAGCTCGACCGCACGCTTGGTCCAAACAGACCAATGACCCAATAGGCCTCCGACAATTCGCTTTTTAACCGGCACCCCATTTAAGCTAACTTCAAATTCCGTAAGTAGATCATTGAGTATGTTGTCATCATTGCCCGTGTACAAAGCGA contains the following coding sequences:
- a CDS encoding GNAT family N-acetyltransferase, with amino-acid sequence MADISIRQMLETDLEAAMGLKNAEGWNQTELDWLLFLRHNPELCLVACSEELVIGTVTAINYNNEVAWIGMMLVSRDFRNQGVGKMLLKTVIECLAGCQSIKLDATPTGKPVYRKLGFVEELELHRMTIQKLPPIDDGLISGEIRLIADSDIPEIARLDQLAFGSDRTRLIQRVLKNLPGQSWMSVQDGRVSGFLLGRVGTRFNHIGPLVAASMDSAKALLGQVSKDLSGKPVVMDVPEAKADWLAWLSEWGFSHQRSLSRMYLNKNLPSKKGDSLFAIMGPELG